A region of the Thamnophis elegans isolate rThaEle1 chromosome 1, rThaEle1.pri, whole genome shotgun sequence genome:
CATACAGCATGGATTCATGTCAgacccacacttatgaccatttgttcagcgaTTACTCAAAATTATAATGATGCTCAAAAAAATGAACTTACAACCTATGCCCCAAGTTATggctgttgcagtgtccctgaagtcatgtgatcaacatttgagTGCTTAGAGCCCTACCCACACTTACGACTCCAGGGGTGCTACAGCTCCTCCACACTGACCCATGCTTTTTGGCTGCACTGCACAGTGGCACCCAGCAGTGGGGCTGGGCTAAAATAGAGAGATCAAGTCCCAGTTGCTCCCACTACCCTATGCTTCACAGGTCCTGCTGTGCCATCCTTTGCCATTCAATTCTCAGTTAATGAAAGCAATCAAAATGTAGGGATTGCAGTTACTTAGTGATGCTGTCATGTAATGTttcgcttttcttttttctttctgtaaatgtgtttttattttccattttcattttcgtacagtcacatatatactgtgcagaactggggccatataacattaaacaataaacacagccattcctcttgtcaataataccacccaaaatacaaacccaatgtacctcttcgaccctccatacaccctttctttcacccccctccaactttccatcttccctccatcattcccctctaccctacttcccctccccctctaccactcctctctcccgatacactccctcccttccttctcaccctccctccaatcctctcccccaccctctctacccctctttcttctatccctctactcctcccttcggtgtatttctactatctattaatatattcagcttgtcctatttttacactggaattaaagagcaacagtatacaagtgcaatcgcgttactttgaaatctaacacatacttagctcggattttagtatttgggcgagaggtcttcttatctcttttagtgtctatcacaccgttccagtcacccaatagtatacaagacttaaagtcccactgtactaatttagcatgaagatttctatagaatccgtcttgctgttgattaggagcataaattcccaaaagtaatgtctttttcccttctaagattaagtctagtgcgatatatcttccaaagggatctgcttcaattagttccgccttaatgtcttttcttaagtatacaactataccatttttcttttccgtagcagaggtcacaaaatggtgACCAaatttggggttaaacaaatatttttgatcagttgatttgatatgagtttcttgcagacaaattatatcattcttgaactgtttaagatagtgaaatattttctttctcttctgtggagagttcagtccattgacattccatgtcaaaatcttagttgtcatttttggttgcctgaagcttttttagagcctcctgcatggcctgtttaacctttggcctagctcctcccatggcttctgagcttgttgctgtaactccttgatcaatggccggtgattgttgaggttgttgcattgtagcttgtttttccattcgtctggtagtcatacggcttccatgacaccttgcccttccgggagggggaaatggtgcgtcttgtctggtagttgtgtggtttgctgtctatcttgtccttctcatggtctttctccagatccagatgatgcagggtgtcccaccttcagaatattgtgatagaaatctcgagctttccatacagagttgagacaatatctttgcttgtcaaatgtaattataataccaaatggcacatcccatctatactgtatctgacggtttgtgagttcttccactagaaaggcatagtctctcctggctcttagcatttgaggtggtatttctttcaagacaatcaaatcctgactgccaatttgaagcctggtgttataagactcttgtagtatcatgtttctgagctctcttgtggcgaagtatatgactacatctcgggggagttgcttctgctttgccgcccaagagttaacacaatatattttatcaatctgccagtcaaagttggaccccggtcttcccgccagacggtcaaaagcctctgaaaaaatctgtttcaagttctcctgtttatcctcacgcaaccccctgactcttaatgcaagctccatctgcctgtactgtatcataataatttgtttttcagcgttttcaactttttgttgcaccacctcaattttggatgtcaaattggtattagcttcttaagaacctctaggttatcttcaaattcagaaacatgttctgtcaatacagttacaagtcccagcatatcatcatttattttggcaatcctagtatcaagtttatcatataaatccATCTTAAACTCTTTTAAATCGTTTaaatcgagagagagagagagagaaggtaggtaggtagatgtttccaggtgtatttatccatgtgctggagaaggaaattgctgacaatctgcagtacctaagactttgtttctgctggcaaagCACTTgttcaatgtaattctcatcaatcagttaaagagctttccaaaaggtgggagaaaagtttttgcactctgaaaactttcccaaaacagcctattttttgcaaaaacaggcctgtttttttttttaaaggcagaatagccttgggggggggtgccttgcagagtactcctggggggtgcccccccaaatgagcaaaaaacccaccttttcgtgaaaacaggcccatctttttgtcaaaaaaattgcatgcatagccttctgGAGGCTTATAGAACCCTGCTTgcggcaaaaaatggcccgtttttcagtcatttctgctctcccagcccccaggagctctctgaaagcctccataaggctatgcatggccattttggtgaaggggtcgaggctttgagaggcaaaaaaatgctgtattcagtgtataagatgcacccagattatcatccttttttgaggaaaaagatgtgtcttatactctgaaaaatacggtaatcgtAAGGTGGACTGCTGACTTATTTTCAAAGCATAAATGAACATCTAAAACATGGAAATTACATAGTAGCTATTTGAAAATGGTGTTATCATTCCATCCCATTTCTTGAGAACGGCTTAACTTCACCAGTGAAGACGCAACAAACTAGGACACTAGTTTTCAGTCCATCCCATGAGATCACACAGAACAGGCATAgtgtcatctctgtttcttaatcAAGGGAGCCAGCGGTGTCCAAAGATGcttccgtggttatgtggccaacatgacttaCATGCTGAggtgcatggaactctgttactttctcaccaaagtgctacctatttatctacttgcatctgcatacttttgaactgctaggtgggcaggagctggggcaagtaataggagctcactgtCACACAGTACTCAAATTTCAAACCTGGGTTGTCAACATTCCAGTAGACAAGCTCAACTTCTTTAAACGCTGAGCCACTGTGCCCTCCTTGGCCCTTTGCCCAAGCATTTATTGCCCATCTTGTATTGACTTTCTGAACATGCCTGTGGTTTGGCCTcattgaaaatggaaaaaaaaacccataaaaacaatgcattttttgttctttatttttaatcctatgctgactgcccagaatcacagtttgtgagatgggcagccagatcaaacaaagaaacaaacaaacaaacaaacgctGATATTTTTTTTAGTCCCTTGCTATATCTACAGTTGAATTTTACAGCTCATggaaaaactaaactaaacttaagAATAACATGAAGAGTCAAAAGAAACTTCGACATGAACTTTtctaaaaagggggagggagggactctACCTCTGCCTTTACTTATATTTGTTCTTAAACTCTTCATAATTGGGAAAGGATTCCGAGAGGAAAAGTGACTCGTTAACAGCAACACATTGCCACTTTATGAGTGGATCTGTTTCTTTCCCTAATTTTCCATCCTCAGGTTCCAAGGGTCACAATACTGGTTTAGAAAATTTGGAGTTTGTGCAGATAAGAATAATTAATATTGTTTCAACTGATAAAAAATCTTGAAATCTGATCCTTGATGGCTTTAGTAAGAAATGTTTTTACCTGTTTGGCTCTGCAGTGCTAGGTGCTGAAGGATTTGAGTGCTGCTGTTGATGTCTTGCAGGAGGCTGGGATGAAGGAGGGCTGGTAAACAAGAAATTGCTAATAAATCGCCAAACAGCTATCAGTGGGTAAAGGATTGTGCCAAGGTATTTCCATAAATCTCCACTGGAAGACTGTACGACTGCTGTAGCTGGCCTTCCTGCCTATTTATGGAGAAACAAGCAAGTACTGTTTAGAAAttagaatttaaaatataaaagaaccCTCTTACTATATTATGTAACACATATAACTTTTGTCTTGTAgtaaatttataattatttatttgaaacctgtacatttcttttgttttccctttttaCACACTTACAGGCAACAATACTATTGAAGCACTTGGAGCAAGTCCCAGGTCTGATAATTTTTTCTCATAATCATCTTTGGTAAATTCTCTTCTGGGGAACATTGTTGCCAGTGAGAAGTTGCCATATGTGTTGCCAACAATCTGTAACAACAGAACAAGCCAAGTTCATTCTATTCTTTACAAATAAGAGGGAATATAAATGGCATGCCATTTTCAAGACAAATAGACTTTCATCCTAAAATTTTCATAAGGAACTGAAAAATTCTTCAGTGACAATAAGAATAGTTGCAGCGATTGCTCAACTTGCATTAGTTGGTTCTGAATTACTGATTTGATTGGTAGCAGGCAATGTGCCTTACTAATGGCCAATAAATTAAATGATCCTTCAAAGCAGAAATTAAGTAGGAGTATTAAAAAGGTTATTAGGTCCTGAATATACTTTGAAAGAAATGTACTTTCTTTCATATGTTTACCCAGGTTTTATGTTAGGCAACAACACTTTTCTTGTAATAGAACAATCCTTTTCCCacaaggaaagagagagacaccaAATTTCAATTGTACTATTGGAGCAATCAATGGGTAGGTAGATAACAGGCTGTAATCATGTAAATAGCATAAACACTGACTGGGATGCTTATGGGTTACTCACTTCTATGTTTGCTGTatgtaattcatttttttaaaaacctccttaTTAAACCTATTGCCTTAAAAAATGTAAAGACAATGCAATAATTTAGTTCAATTATTAATGCAGCTTCCATTTAATTAACTTTTTGAAAAACAACAGATACTTGTTAACAACAGATACCTGTGCAGCAAACCGATGAGCTTCTTCCAAAGGGGCATCCGAAGGGAAACTATTAGTGAAAGAAGATCCATCTGGAAGGCGAAATTGGATTCTTGCTATAGCACTAGGGAAGATATTTTACATTAAAACATTTGGTTTTACAAAGAACACCTTAAATTATAGAAAAAGGTGGTTCTACAGAAAAAAGAGCTCATTATTTATATCAACAATTGTAGGAGAAGAGTGGTAGAATCTGGGggagagtcaaaagaggaatcaatCTAGAATTGCTATGCAGTCACAAACAGAGTAATTTGTGGCTATGAAGTGActttaggctgattcctcttgGGATCCCACCTgcaggttctgccactccttctcttACAACAACAGACAAAGCTATCTGTGAATTCAGAATAAACAAATTCTCTGCCAAACTTTATAACTCTaaagtaggaggaggaaagaataagCACTGAATTGAGAACTGGGATGAGGCTAGAATAACATCTAAAGTTATAGGCTCTTGCAAAATGCAAGGGTGGTTTTATGTAAGTTGAGAATAACAAGGGCCTGGGAGAAAAAAAGTaccttttttccttttgggaTGTTTCCTTCCTAGCTTCCATTTCAGCTTGCTTAGCCTGAAGAGCAGCAGCTTTTGCAGCTTCTGCCTCTTCTTTTGACCTTGCAAAACGAGCTGCTCTGTCAGCACGATCCTTCACAAGACAAAAAAGTAGCTTATTAACACGACTTTTTAATACTAGCTGTAAAAATCAGACATCATAGTGATTTTGATGTAAAAATTGTTGTATGAGTTAGATCCAGATCAAACTATATTTGGATAGTCACTGAAATCAGTAATGAGCAACTGATTATTATTCTTAAACTgattaaatataaatgtattcaAGGTACCATAATCCATGCCAATTATCAAGGACCTATACTTAGGACCCATGGGCTGAAGTTTTCCTTGTACAAGTAAATCACACACTTGAATACTTACCAGTGCAATCTGCTGCCTGATGCGTTCCCTAGCAGCTTTATCTTCAGCTTTTTCTCGGTTCCTTTCTTCCAATATTCGTTTTGTAAGATCTTCTTCCTGTTTCCTTTTATATTCCAACATTTCTTTCCCAGTTTTTCTtctatctatttctttttttatttctttctatataaaaacaaaacatgtattttatttactggactttaaatcatcattctATATGTTTAATAACCAAGAcagcaataaaaatgcaaaatagaaaCAAATAGCACAGGTAAAACAGCTACAAATCAAACATTAACAGTAAAGCGCAATTAAAAGCATGGTGGAAGTGATGTAACTAACCTCCAGGGAAAGGGAAATTAAGAGACAAGTGAATCTCCCTAGGAAACACATTCTGTAGCCTGAGAAATATGTGACAAGGTGAACCTCTGGTAATTGGAATGTCTTCAAAAGAGCATTTTTTATTAatctgagtatttatttatttcttatggtGAGTAATGCTGTTTCTTGCCTGGGAATCCTTGTGAGATCCATTCTGGTTATTAATCTGAGTGACTGGACGGTTTACAACATTAAGTTACCATTTGGACTTTTAAAGATTATTACCAATACTGTGAGTTGTGGCTAGTAAACAACTAATAGATAGTACAGATATTTCAGTAAACAAATCTGCTTATATTTTGTAGTAATTGCAATTTCTAGATATTTTTAATCCCTGGTAGGCCAAGTTTCAACCACAATCTATGAATCTAGGATTTTCCTTACCAACTCACCTCCATTTTATCTGAATTTAGTTTCAATATAAATCATCAGCCAATTATGAAGTTTAAGCAATGTAAATAGTGATGATTGGTTTATTGGAATAGAAAACATATCTGGGTGTCATCTGCATATTCATGAACTCAATTAGAAAGCTTTGGATAATCTTTTCCAGAGATTTGTAAGTAGTAAACAACATAGGTGACATAGGGACACACCATAGATCAATGACTAAAGTCTCATGTCATGTCAGAAATATAGGCGCTAGAAAGGgggaaattattaatttaaatttaaaaggaTAAAAACTTTAATAAAGATACAGATTTATATAGTTCTAGTCCAATACTGGGCCACACTGATGGCAGGATATTTCCAACCAGCAAGTCATATTATGTGCAACTGTACATGTCGGTCATAGGGGAAACTGTAAAAGCTGCAAAGTTGTTTGAATAGTGCTACATTCACAATAATATCCTTGTCTTTTGGGAaactacaacccccccccccccgttttttccTGTGGTCTTTAGTTCTAACTAAAACCAGTGCACAATCTATTTAAAAATTTCCAAACCGTCCATTCCTCCTCTGAACCTCCACACAACTCAAGCGGTTCTACCCAATTATGAAGATGTTGATTTGAAGTTTCCATctttttaattgttctttttGAAGGGTAGTAACAATCCCCTTGGCACAATCTAAAAAGCTCTTTCTTGATTTCAATCTTTTTGTAGGGGGTACTCGGCCAAATAACGGGCCTGCTGAATCATATACTACTTTTTCATATTCTACATCTTCTGCTATACTCCTTCTAACGCCTGGTGAAGCTATTCCTGTCAAGATATATAGTTTGTCAAGTGGGATGGGGTACAGTCAGTAACAATGCAACATGTATCACTAAGCACCCTATCCACCTGTGTAGTGTGCATGGACTGGCCCCAAATAGAGCAGGCATACTCTCCTGCCGGAACGGCCATTTGTAGAATAATGGGGTGGGCTTCCTAAGTAGTTTCAGCCAGCTTAGTAGGTTGTAATTTCACTACTTTCTGGGCATGTCCTaataggaaagaagggaagcactgcaaaacagtgccccTAAAGCTCAATCCTATCAAAAGGTTTGTGGGTTGAAAATATTGAAAGCCACTGTAAGGGCtccaaagaactagaaaaaatgcaTTTCCTGCTCTTGGTCCATCAAGAGCAAATGGCCTTACTACTCTATTCTAAACTAATTCCAAATTAACACGAGTCCAAAAAATGTGCTTTATCCAGGTGTACCTAGAATTGctagcaacaatttttgaatcaccTTGCCTGGGAATAAAATATCTAAATCTTGTCTATAATCAGAAACAATACTCAAATCAAgggatgggtttttaaaaatatataaatatatatatctatctcctTTCATATACTAGAATAAAATCTGGTGCTCAAAGAGACATTTAAGTATCTTTCAGAATCAAGGCCCAATGCCAGCCTGGCTGAATAAACCATCCACAAAGGCAAGGGTCAAATAAGCATGTAGTAGTATCATGTCTCCACCCCTCCACATGTTTCTAAGGTATTAAAATAAATCTGTGTTCTGCCAACTAAAGCATCCCTAAGAGAGGCTGGCAATACTAAAAATCAAATTATATTCTACctgttcttcttctttcttcttttcttctcttctttcttcaagTTTTTGTGTCACTCTGTATTTTAAAACATAGTAAGTTCAAATTGAAACAATTTCTGCATAATGAAATCTTGTATCAGTCACATCCAAATTTCACAATTCACCAGTGATAACTATGCTACAATAAATTAATTCCATGTGTTTAAGATACAACATACTGCCAAAAAATGTATGttcaaaaaatgcaaaaaaaattgtttctatGAACAGAAGGAATTCCAAGTGGTatcttatacatatacatacatacatacatacatacatacatacatacatacacacacacacacacacacacacacacacatttctattTTGTCCTCCAAGCTTTGTCCATTCACACACCCTTGTTTTtccttataaaatttatttttccaaactTGGTTTCCTTCTTAAGGATGACAATTCTGGAAAAAGCATTGATACAAGTTTCATTTTCCTTctgatttcatttaatttttctaaaaaatatttttgtacaaaTACAAAATGGCCTAATTAAACCTCAGTGAGGCCAAGGCAAACCAAATTTTCACTAAATAGTTGCACTAAACAGTACTTACAAAACCATACCTTTCTACTTTAGCAGCAAGATCATCTGTAGTCTGTTCTACCCGTCTGTCATCTTTCTCATTTGTCTGGACCAAATTTACTTCACCTTCTCATAAATGAGAAGtcccatattaaaaaaaagacaaaaattgaGACTTTTGTTATAacaattatacaattatattAGTTAATATGGGCATTGTAGATATCAATTATTTCTGGtaataaaaataacataacaCTTGTCcgattgtgtttttttaaaaaaagttttattgcagtaaaatgcaataaaatgcaGTAAAAGGAGATATAGTTCTTTACTATCATTTGCGAACTAGGAAAGGTGTGAGGGAGACATATAGAAGGTTGGAGGGATACACAAAGCAATTAAAGGTTACTAACACAAAGAGGCAGATCCAGTGGGTGATCAGTTATTACTAAGCTAAATAGGATTGAATAGAAATATCTCAGAGGAAAAGTAATCTATAAAGAATGAGCTAGTAATACTTACCATCTGGAGTTAAACGCAATCTTTCTAGCTCTGTTTCAGAAGTTTCAGCGGTTTGTAACCGAGAATCTTCTGGGTTGCTACATAAAGAGGAGGAACATGAAGCAGAACTTTCTAACCCTTCAGTTTTTTGCATCTAGGGAAGAAGTGTTGACATACATAAatgttgcatttattttatattcatcttttacatttaaaaatgagcactctttttatattttaaagaacaaaacataattatttttaaccTAGTATGCACACACCATGTCTGGCTGTATTTCAAATAATATTTCTAGACTACGCAACATGATCCCTGCTAAATGTCTCAACTACCTCTTCTATAATGCTTGCTATGAACATAATGCCTGGAGCTGATAGGAATTGATATCCAAAATAATTTGAGGTATCCGGTTGCTTGCCCATGGACTACTCTATTTACTAGACTATGTGGCATTTATATCAACAGAGTTTCTTTTCTAGTAGGTTATTAGCCCACTTTTCCAAGAAAGACTTGGCCACATATATGatggaaatatataaaaagggGGATTATCTTAGGAAATGTAGGTCTTCTGACTCtggtaattaattaattttagaaaggtgtatagaaaaatataatatttaaaagagTACACTTTAATATCATCTCACTATGCATTCAAGATgtaactgcaggtagtccttgtttaatgacaataattgggaccagaatttctgtcactaagtgccATGGGCATAATGTGCAATAATGCCACTTAATAGTTCCAGAAGTCGCTAGTTACcctaagtgaatcaccacaggtCGATAAGTGAGCAACTCATGTGACCATGACTTCCAACTTCCAGatgacttccctattgactttgctgcaAAACACAATCATGCAACTCATGGAAATGCACCAGATCATGACCCTAGGCCCATGGAGGCACTGTGACAACCAAAATTTCAAGAACCAATCATAAATACAACTCATTCAGCatcattgtaagtttgaacagtcactgaacaaatggttgttaacCAGGAGCCATCTGCAATACTAAATGGTAAATAAATAAGACTCTTTTCTGACAACAAAAGCCAAACGTGGAGTAATTGAAAGACAATGTTGCTGCAACTAGCATGTATTGTGAACAATATGTTAAAAATTAAGAGGATTTGAATTCTGTGTAAAGGATAAATTAAGTCCACGGGGctcttaaagagaaaaaaacccctcatTTATAGTGAACTTTTCTTATTGTACAAAGGTTGAAATTATTATTCAATTTTAATCCTATCTATATAAAAACTCAAGGagacaaacatatctaatactctttcctcctcctattttccccataactgTGTGAGGTGTTtggactgagagagtgactggcctgacATGACACAGGTgactttcatttttaatgcaaACTTAGAACATACTGTCTCCTGGTTTATAAGCCAGCCCATGaaccactataccaaattggCTATCCAATCCAATGTATATCAGAAAGCAACAATTTAttacaataaatattttattcctcTGATGAAAGTTCTCATGATTCATTACCTTTCAAGCTCTGAATATAATAATGAATTTGTTTAATTGAAGGCAACTTCAAAGAGAGAGAGTTTGAAGAGagtttgtatgtatatatttaccgtgtttccccaaaaataagacagggtcttactttcttttgcccCCTGAAATATGGCTGTGGCCTTATTATTGGGAAGGGGAATGGGCTGGGTCGCGAGACTCCGCTTCAGTTTCTGAAAAACTGTGCCACCAAGCAGTGAGCGAGGCTGGCTCGCTGGCTATGATGGCTCAGACTCGGCAGGACTCATGgaacagaaacaaaaagaaagagagagaagggcgggagaggaagggaagggaaaatgggGCAGGGGGAAGCGCAGCTTAATGGGATATGCCAGGTGCATTTCTAGCCCTGGGacttttctttcccctccttcttttctttgcaaaaagTAGAGCCAGATCAACTGGACAAGGCGGAAATGAAGCGGGTGGGATGCTTGGGATGGGGGGCGGGAGATTgctgaagaaaaaagagggaaggagagcttTGACTTTCTCAgtgcctctcccctcctcctttaaCTTCCAACCTTCCCCACTCGTGCAGCTTCCtcctcctactccccttcctccctccatggGAGCAACGCTTTCCAAAAAGACactgggaggaaaggaaagggtgaGCAACTTTAGTGGCCACCGAAGTTGGCCGCCATATTCAAAATCCTATATTAATTTTCAAGACAGCTCATCTGATGGCCTTAGCCAGTTCTTGgaggaaaaaacatttttaaagcctTATGAAAGGGCCAGGAACACCTGACTCTGAAGGTAGGAGTGTGTGTCGGTGTAAGAGTTTCCTCTTCCAAAGGGCAAGGTGGATGCATCATTCTGCTGTCCCAATTCTGCTACAGGACATCTACAGGGATGTGTAATGCCATCTCAATACTATATATTGATCTGAAGCTCAACTGAAAAGGGTCCAGATAAAGTTTTCCTGGAAAGGGGTGGCAGAGGCAGGGCAAAAACTGTCAAGAACTGCTGCATTCAGGGATGGTTTCTTGAAGAGGGGCAGATCACAGCCTCCTTAAGAACTGGCAGAACCACACCATTCTTAAATAATGTAATCACTACTGCCTGAATCTAACACTACATCATCTTCTAGAAGGTCTTATCTAGCCAGGACATCTTACATAAGGGGCCAAGAGAACAGTAAGCCTAACAGAATGTGACAACTGCTGAGTCTGCAGAACAGCACCTTCAAAACCCACCAGAATTTCTTCAATAGCAATACGTAGTCCACTAGCCCTATCCAGGAGTTGCAGCCAAAGGTGGGCACATTTATAAAAAAGACTAACCAGGTTTCAAAAATACATACTAATTCAGTTGGTATCTATGACTACTATCAAGTCGTGGATGAATGAGGCCTCATTTAAATGCCAACTTAGCATTCAATAGCAGTAGCAAAAAGAAGTATAGAATTGTTACTGATAATGTTTTCCATCTTTTACAAGCTtggcataattttttaaaaaacaattcttcactttactgaaaaaaaatcagatccaaAGTTCTTTTACCTGTTTGACTTTATGAATTCTTGTAACCAGTTCTTCTGCAGAAACACTGCCAGCAATTACTTCAAGAGGAATTCCATTGTCTCCTATAAAGAAACTAGATGGAATACATACTACCGGATCTATGCAATAACAGTAAAGGATAATATATTATCTTAAGAGTAAAATAGAAAATCAAAGAAAATGAGTTTAAAAGAAACGGGATTACTAAAAGAAAATGGGCAATTTACATCCTGCGTATTGCAGACCTGCCAAACTTTAAGAT
Encoded here:
- the UBXN4 gene encoding UBX domain-containing protein 4 — its product is MLWFPGTIPAAIAAAKQRSAVFVVFVQGQDEQSTEMAASWENAKVSEAATDDFVAIKIDTQSEACLQFSQIYPVVCIPSSFFIGDNGIPLEVIAGSVSAEELVTRIHKVKQMQKTEGLESSASCSSSLCSNPEDSRLQTAETSETELERLRLTPDEGEVNLVQTNEKDDRRVEQTTDDLAAKVERVTQKLEERREEKKKEEEQKEIKKEIDRRKTGKEMLEYKRKQEEDLTKRILEERNREKAEDKAARERIRQQIALDRADRAARFARSKEEAEAAKAAALQAKQAEMEARKETSQKEKSAIARIQFRLPDGSSFTNSFPSDAPLEEAHRFAAQIVGNTYGNFSLATMFPRREFTKDDYEKKLSDLGLAPSASIVLLPAGRPATAVVQSSSGDLWKYLGTILYPLIAVWRFISNFLFTSPPSSQPPARHQQQHSNPSAPSTAEPNRQAVRKRVLEKRNEEFKKEGKIYRLRTQDDGEDDNNTWNGNSTQQM